A region from the Palaeococcus ferrophilus DSM 13482 genome encodes:
- a CDS encoding mevalonate kinase: MSVKKVLASAPAKIILFGEHSVVYGKPAIAAAIDLRTYVRAEFNDSGRIKIEAHDIRTPGLIVSFSEDSIYFESDYGKAAEVLSYVREAINLVMEEADRNAGVTVSITSQIPVGAGLGSSAAVAVATIGAVSRLLGLELSNEEVGKLGHRVELLVQGASSGIDPTVSAIGGFIHYQKGKFDHLPFMELPIVVGYTGSSGSTKELVAMVRRNYEEMPDVIEPILESMGRVVEKAREIIVSDYDRGVKFPLLGRLMNINHGLLDALGVSTKKLSELVYAAKTAGALGAKITGAGGGGCMYALAPEKQSEVATAITIAGGTPMITRISREGLRIEEVLP; encoded by the coding sequence ATGAGCGTTAAGAAGGTTCTCGCTTCGGCACCGGCTAAAATTATCCTCTTTGGGGAGCACAGCGTTGTTTATGGAAAACCGGCGATAGCTGCCGCCATAGACCTCAGGACGTACGTTAGAGCGGAGTTCAACGACTCGGGCAGGATAAAGATAGAGGCACACGACATAAGGACTCCCGGGCTGATAGTGTCTTTCTCCGAGGACAGCATCTACTTCGAGAGCGACTACGGCAAGGCCGCGGAGGTGCTGAGCTACGTCAGGGAGGCCATAAACCTCGTGATGGAAGAAGCGGACAGGAACGCGGGGGTTACGGTTTCGATAACCTCGCAGATTCCGGTAGGAGCTGGCCTCGGAAGCTCAGCCGCCGTTGCCGTTGCAACCATCGGGGCTGTCTCTAGGCTCCTCGGCCTCGAGCTGAGCAATGAGGAGGTGGGAAAGCTCGGTCACAGGGTTGAACTCCTCGTCCAGGGCGCATCAAGCGGGATTGATCCAACCGTTTCTGCCATCGGCGGCTTTATCCACTACCAGAAAGGGAAGTTCGACCACCTTCCCTTCATGGAGCTCCCGATTGTGGTCGGCTACACCGGTTCGAGCGGCTCCACCAAGGAACTGGTGGCAATGGTGAGACGAAACTACGAGGAGATGCCCGATGTGATAGAGCCAATCCTTGAGTCAATGGGGAGAGTGGTTGAGAAGGCGAGGGAGATAATAGTCTCGGACTACGACCGCGGTGTCAAGTTCCCGCTCCTCGGCAGGCTGATGAACATCAACCACGGCCTCCTTGATGCTCTCGGTGTCTCCACCAAAAAGTTAAGTGAACTTGTATACGCCGCCAAAACTGCGGGGGCCCTCGGGGCCAAGATAACCGGCGCCGGCGGCGGTGGGTGCATGTACGCCCTCGCTCCGGAGAAGCAGAGCGAGGTGGCAACGGCCATAACCATAGCCGGTGGAACGCCGATGATAACGCGCATAAGCCGCGAGGGGCTCAGGATAGAGGAGGTTCTGCCATAA